A window of Hordeum vulgare subsp. vulgare chromosome 5H, MorexV3_pseudomolecules_assembly, whole genome shotgun sequence genomic DNA:
CATGAGATTGCCGAACTGCAGTTGATACAGCTTCAACAACATTTTCGCCATGGACCACACCAAATTTCACAGTCGTTGGATTCCTCTGCACAGATGTTGCTCTGTATAACTCAGAGTCATGGACAATAGTTCTAGAAACTTGAGTAGCGAGTCGTTCTACGTCATGTGCAAGTCTTCTTTGAAGTTTCTCAGCTTTTGTTATCCCCAGTTTGCGACCAACTTCAGTTTTGAGGGTATTGGTTAAGTCATCAGTAATAAAGTATATGAGTGTCTGTCTCAAAGCATTACCAGGCAATTTCTCATTTACCTTCCTTTTGGTTTCAGAGTCTACAAAATTTCGCAGAGCTGAATGTGGTGGCAAAATAACATTGCCTGCCCTAGTTGGAGCTTGGGAGGAATCTGCATGCTTGATCTCTTTATTGATGAAGCTATATTTTCCAGATATAGAAATGTCACCTTGCACATTGTCCATTTGATCTGCTAGTTTCCATTTACCCTCTTGCGGGTCAAGGAAAAGATCAGTTGCCGAGTTCAAATCTGGTGACTGAAGTTGCAGTTGTCTTGAAAGATTCTCATGAAGGTACAAAGCATACTGCACCTTCAAATAAGAATTGGCAGCTATATCCAACAAGTAATCAGGTGAGCCACTCACCATCTTTGcaacatcaccatcaacataattTTCAGGTATATTTCTCCGAGAATTTCTGATTTTTCCTTCCGAAGGTGGAACGGTGCTCAACTCAGATTTTTTCTCACTAAAATTGTGATCTTCAGACATGATTGGACGAGCTTTAACAGAAGTATTATGTTTTGATTCACCAGATGATGATGGATTTTTGTCCTTTCCACTTAACTCATTGTCCACATCCACCATCACATCAGACTCTGTCTCATCCACAGAAGGTTTATCTGTGGCTCCATTAGAATTGTCCCTGTCCTGAGAGTCATTGTGCTTTTGAAACTGGTCAATCATATTCTCGATAACTCCGAACACACTATTGACAGCCATTTGAGTCGAGTCATCAAAATCAGTCAAGGCATCTAATGCCTGTCTCACATTATTAACTGACGGATGTTTAGATTCTTCTGTTTTAGAGATTTGCGTGCTCTGATCAACAACATTAAGTGCAACCTTATCTTCATTGGCATGAACTGCATCAACTTCGTCGTCTACCACATTGGACTGTGGATTCTGCTCTGCTGTAGCATCTGCCGACTGCACCCGCTCTCTGGGAGTTCCGTTTGAATTGGCTGTTGATGGATCATCGGAAAGATGCTTTGGATCTGTTACACTGCCCTGACCGGCCTCTTGCTTCTCTTCACTGCTTTCATTCACTCCAGAGTAATCTTCCTCTGATTTATCGAGCTGAGTCTGCTCACTTCCCATTTCGCTTCCAGTTCCAACAGGTCCAGAAGCTTGGTAAGGCTTTACTTGTGATAAATCGATACCTTCTGCAGCATTGTTATCGTTTGAGGTCAGATTAGTATCTTTTTGGTCTACCTCACCAATGGATGTAATACCCCTGTTATGGTCAAGAATTTTAGCATCCTTAACTCCACTCTCGTGATCCGACTCTTTGACCTTTTCTTGGACCACTTTCTTGGTGTTTGATCTTGCATTAGTCCAGCCACGCTTCAGAGCATCTAAATTGAAATTGTGTCGTTTAGATTGTAAAATTTCAGTCACAGACGATGTAAGCTTTCCACGCACATCTTCAGGTACAGCTTCTTCTAGAGCTTTCACAAGAGATTCACCTTGTCCTACTGCCATCATAACCTTATGACAAGAAAGAAACATGTAAGCAGCTTGATGCATTACCCACAAGACAACAGCAAGAAAATTTGACTTCTCCTATTTAAAACTCAGTGATTCCATCAACATCATAAATTACACGATGAACAGAAAAGAACGTTCCATGACTGGCCTATGACCTTGGAAATTGAACAAGGCATGAAGAAATTTGACTCAACAGATAATATTATCTAGATCTGCTATACCTTCTTCTTTTGATCATCATCCAGAGTACCAGGCATTGTAGCATCCAGCATATTCATCACAAGACCTGCTGATTGTAGTACATGACCTTGTTCAACATCTTCAGGAATCTCTTCTGGCTCCTCTTCATCAGCTTCTTTGCTTATCCTGCCTACACCATTATCTTTTAACAGCCCACTTTCGCTGTTTTGAGAACCAGAATCTCCATTTGCAGAATAAGTAAGCAGCCCATTTTCGCTGTTTCGAGAACCAGAATCTCCATTTGCAGAATAAGTGAGCAGCTCATTTTCGCTGTTTTGAGCACCAGAATATCTATTTGTAGGATCAGCGAGAAGCCCATTTATTCCATGGGGTAAACCATGAGAGAGAATAAACTGAGCTTGCTCATGAAAATTGTCCTCTTTTGGGACCTTCTTATCAGTCGGTTGAGGTACGGCAAATGCTAGGCCTTTGGATGGGTTAACAGTGATATCCACATCTTTGATAAGCGGATGACGACCCTTAAGAAGAGCAAACTCCACTGCTGACAACCACTGCATAAACCCAAAGACCAATTTAACGTGACAGCTGAAATGAGCAACATGACAACATGAAATAAGTAATTACAGAAGCGAACCATAAGAATGCTTAATACCATGGAGACTGCAAGCAGGAGAGTTTAGTGCCATCGCTTAAAATGGATCAATTCATGCATCTAAATAAGAAGTTAAATAAACACTAGTAGACCAAAAAAGGGATAAAACAGTCTCAAGAGACTCATCTAACACATTATAAGTAAGCATGAGCGTGTGCATGCCCACACACAACGcacatttttttgttgttttttatgtGGAAGCCTTCAAGATAAGGGAGCTGGGATAGAGATATTTTAAAGATAAAGTCTAAACTCTTCTTTGAGGTGGTACAAAAATGTCTGTAATGGAGTCCAAATAAAAAGTGGCAATGTTTACCTCTAGGGTAAGATTCTGGCACCATAATTCAGTGTATCTCTCAAAGGTGAATCCAGTTGAGTGTACACAAGAACAAAGGAGAAGGCTGGTAAAAGGATTCTCTGATATTGAACTGCGTGGTACTGACAAAAGTGGCACCGTCCCATCATCACTCTGCAAGATATGGTTTCAAAGTTAGATAACCAGAAAGACAGTATTGGCAGAGCATGTAGCTAGATTCTAGCATAATCTGGGAGTTAATACATTTGCATATCCTGACACTAGATTGATATAAAAATTCAAAGAACATTAGATTGAGACGATGTGTAATATTTTAGGCTTATACCTGTATAAAGAGTACAGGTATTTTTACACCGGCAATTGATGGCCTCACGCTATTTTTTGAATAGAAGTCATCAACATTAGCGAACCCATGTGAAACCATAGATATTGCTCCATCAAAGTCACGCAAACAGTTTGCCGATAAAGCCTTTTGGACATCAAAGTCTTTATCTTTTCCTTGAAAGAGTTCCTGAAACAATAAAACAGACTAAATGTCCTACTCTGGAGAAGAAAGACTGCTTGCAAATGCAGACCATCTCAGGGGCAGCTGGTTGGTCAAATTATTTAACATGCACAGGTTACGCTATTGCTCTACTTACAAGATGTGGAAAGGAGATACAACTAGTGTGGGGTCACAACCTTATTGGCACGCAGAATATCAACCAAGCCAGCTGTGAGCTTTTGGTCAAGAGCGATATTATGAGGAAATGTTCTTGTTGCTTCCTGTAGGTCAAAAGGATTGTCGATACAAACTGCAGCCGTAAGAGGAGTAGACTCTCCAGCTTCCACAAGGTACTTTGTCAGCATATTGGCACCATACCCCCACCCAACACCCATTATTGTTGTCCATGGCCGTTTGCTGTTTATAAAGCGGATCGTTGTACAGATATCATCACTGTCAGCCGCTGTAAATAACCTACAGAAGAAGTTTGTTTAGAAGACCTAAGATTTTAGGCAAGATATCCATCACTGCAACGCATCAAGACTTGTGAATAACCATCAACAGAGTACAGTATTGCAATGATGTTCCCCTATATACAGGGGGTGAATTAACAATTAAGTCGACAGCATAGCAATCACTACAGGGGTCCCTGGTGTTCCCGGATTACAAGAATTCTCAGATCACAAATGATTGTTAATGGCTCGATAAAATAACAGGTAAGCAGCTAGTACGGTAATACTATGTTTCACTTCACTGGTTAAACTTTACTTGGCGATATCACGTTGCAATTATGAAATACGGAGTACTTCCTACAGCTTTGAAGCTGCACTGACTGATCTAATTTTGCTCTCATAAACTGATTTTTTTTGGCAATTTAGCGCTTGTCTCAGAAGGAAGGAACAAAATTCTAAATCAAACATGTACTATTTCCTGTTCGAATATCTTAGTCAATTTAGTACTTGAACTATTCACTTTTTTTAAGTGGTCACtcaaaatatatgatccaaaaAACAGATAATAGCCATTTCCAGATACAGTTCACTCTTAATCACTGTTTCTACCACCGCGAAATAATAGCCCGAAAATTTGGCATGCAGAACTGTTTCTGATGACCAACTGCTACAGTAATTTACAGAAATGTGCGGGATCGTAGGCTGTGAAAGAGCTATAGTGAATAACTTTCACCTTGGTGTAGTAAGCGGTGATCCGCCGCACCCTCTGGGGTTCATTACAATGGGGAAGTAGCCATTCTTGAGCGCATCCAGCACGAACATCTCGATGCCCCTGTCCATGCTCCCCTCGGGGGTGCCGGGCACGACGAGCACCGTGGAATCAAGGCCATGCTccttgtccagatccaaattagcGGGCCAATCAAGCGCGATCACCCCGCCATCGTCCAGGGGAATGCAGAGCCGCTGGTAGGACACCTCGCCCGCGCCCTGCCCGGCGGGCGCGGCGGGGATGCTGCCCCGGCTGAGGTTGACGTAGTGGCGGTCCTGTGTGAGCAGGCGCTCGTTGACGCCGTCCAGCAGCACGCCCCCGTCCTCGAAGGACACGGACGGGCACCGCAGCAGCACGCAGCGGTTGAACGGCGTCGGGCTGGTGAAGAGGATCCACTCGCCCGCGggggcgtcgtcctcctcgtgATCGGGGGAGCCGGAGGGCGAAGGGGGCGGGATGCCGCTGCGGAGGTAGGAGGACGGGGAGGCGATCGAGGAGACGacggcggccgcggccgcggccgccgcGGGCCCGACGAGCGCGAGGGAGGAGGGGATGCTGGCGAGGATGTCGGAGAGGGAGGCGCGGAGGCGGGTGTAGGGGCGGTGGCGGCGCCGCCGCTGCCGGCGCCGCAGCACGAGGAagaagggcgcggcggcggctgcgggggcggcgctcCTGCGGGCCGCGGCGGCGGGGAAGCGGGGCGGCGGCAGCGGGGAGGGGGCGGGGCGGAGAAGCATCAGCGGAGGGCGTTCGGGGGAAGCTGGTGGCGGAGCGGGAAGGCGTACGGGGGGCGGCGAGGGAGGGCGGGGAAGCGGTGGTGGGGAGAGGCGGAGCCAGGGTGGGGAAAAGGGAGGATGGGACGTCGACGGGAAGGGATGGACTTTCGAGCGAAAAGCTCCGGCAGTTCGTCGCTATGCCGGCGTGGCGGGCCCACGGGTCCGTGTCGCTGGTGCGTGGGGCCTGATCGCGGCTTGGCGCGCGTGCGGCCCCGTCGGCCGAGAGCTACGCGTGCGGTGGCGGGAAGGAGGCTCGCGTGGGCCTCGAGGAGCGGCTTCTGGTGGGCGGGGGCGACGACCGCGTGGCGGTGAGCGCTGGCGGGCATGCATGCGGTGCGGGGCTGGCTGGACAAACGGGAGGAAAGTTCGAGCGGCTAGGCATGCGTTCTCGGTTCTCGGTGTCTCGTTGAGCTTCCGGGTTTTTGTCCGAATTTGTCGGTCTTTTCCCATCAAAATTTATTTGATTGATTACTCATATTCTGGTAgatattttcttcttcttaaacATGCATAAACATGTGTATCATATATATACTTCATCCGTCTTAAAATAAATGACTCAACTTTATACTGACTTTAGTATAAAGTTACAAAGTCGAGTTATTTATTTTTAGACGGAAGGAGTATTATGCTACATCACAACTATAAATAACGCAC
This region includes:
- the LOC123397611 gene encoding uncharacterized protein LOC123397611 isoform X1, with the protein product MDRGIEMFVLDALKNGYFPIVMNPRGCGGSPLTTPRLFTAADSDDICTTIRFINSKRPWTTIMGVGWGYGANMLTKYLVEAGESTPLTAAVCIDNPFDLQEATRTFPHNIALDQKLTAGLVDILRANKELFQGKDKDFDVQKALSANCLRDFDGAISMVSHGFANVDDFYSKNSVRPSIAGVKIPVLFIQSDDGTVPLLSVPRSSISENPFTSLLLCSCVHSTGFTFERYTELWCQNLTLEWLSAVEFALLKGRHPLIKDVDITVNPSKGLAFAVPQPTDKKVPKEDNFHEQAQFILSHGLPHGINGLLADPTNRYSGAQNSENELLTYSANGDSGSRNSENGLLTYSANGDSGSQNSESGLLKDNGVGRISKEADEEEPEEIPEDVEQGHVLQSAGLVMNMLDATMPGTLDDDQKKKVMMAVGQGESLVKALEEAVPEDVRGKLTSSVTEILQSKRHNFNLDALKRGWTNARSNTKKVVQEKVKESDHESGVKDAKILDHNRGITSIGEVDQKDTNLTSNDNNAAEGIDLSQVKPYQASGPVGTGSEMGSEQTQLDKSEEDYSGVNESSEEKQEAGQGSVTDPKHLSDDPSTANSNGTPRERVQSADATAEQNPQSNVVDDEVDAVHANEDKVALNVVDQSTQISKTEESKHPSVNNVRQALDALTDFDDSTQMAVNSVFGVIENMIDQFQKHNDSQDRDNSNGATDKPSVDETESDVMVDVDNELSGKDKNPSSSGESKHNTSVKARPIMSEDHNFSEKKSELSTVPPSEGKIRNSRRNIPENYVDGDVAKMVSGSPDYLLDIAANSYLKVQYALYLHENLSRQLQLQSPDLNSATDLFLDPQEGKWKLADQMDNVQGDISISGKYSFINKEIKHADSSQAPTRAGNVILPPHSALRNFVDSETKRKVNEKLPGNALRQTLIYFITDDLTNTLKTEVGRKLGITKAEKLQRRLAHDVERLATQVSRTIVHDSELYRATSVQRNPTTVKFGVVHGENVVEAVSTAVRQSHDLRNVLPVGVIVGVTLASLRNYFHVGVSKHDNLTKAAVKSGILDEDVIVQDTDEGNIDNLPTQKEANADLCRQEEANTDYYIQKPGEHKQHEIMKSDGKGMMVGAVTAALGASALVAHHQQKNAEEHDSMDSTQHNLAETELEKSQNNLVSSFAEKAMSVAAPVVPKKGDGELDHDRLVAVLAELGQRGGILKFVGKIALLWGGIRGALSLTDRLILFLRISERPLFQRIMGFSLMVLVLWSPVVIPLLPTLVQSWTISASTGIVGDACIVGLYVSIMILVMLWGKRIRGYENPVEQYGMNLASPSRLQEFFQGLVGGVSVVWLVHSISILLGFATFREGTPSLLPFDLLKSSSNVLLPALRGFITATSIAVVEEVVFRSWLPEEVAVDLGYYNAIMMSGVAFSLIHRSLPSVPGFVLLSLVLFGLKQRTQGNLAAPIGLRSGIMTASYLTQISGIIAFKPETPFWMISTYHLHPFDGAIGLSICALLAILFFPQRPAQKDTSVP
- the LOC123397611 gene encoding uncharacterized protein LOC123397611 isoform X2, whose product is MQWLSAVEFALLKGRHPLIKDVDITVNPSKGLAFAVPQPTDKKVPKEDNFHEQAQFILSHGLPHGINGLLADPTNRYSGAQNSENELLTYSANGDSGSRNSENGLLTYSANGDSGSQNSESGLLKDNGVGRISKEADEEEPEEIPEDVEQGHVLQSAGLVMNMLDATMPGTLDDDQKKKVMMAVGQGESLVKALEEAVPEDVRGKLTSSVTEILQSKRHNFNLDALKRGWTNARSNTKKVVQEKVKESDHESGVKDAKILDHNRGITSIGEVDQKDTNLTSNDNNAAEGIDLSQVKPYQASGPVGTGSEMGSEQTQLDKSEEDYSGVNESSEEKQEAGQGSVTDPKHLSDDPSTANSNGTPRERVQSADATAEQNPQSNVVDDEVDAVHANEDKVALNVVDQSTQISKTEESKHPSVNNVRQALDALTDFDDSTQMAVNSVFGVIENMIDQFQKHNDSQDRDNSNGATDKPSVDETESDVMVDVDNELSGKDKNPSSSGESKHNTSVKARPIMSEDHNFSEKKSELSTVPPSEGKIRNSRRNIPENYVDGDVAKMVSGSPDYLLDIAANSYLKVQYALYLHENLSRQLQLQSPDLNSATDLFLDPQEGKWKLADQMDNVQGDISISGKYSFINKEIKHADSSQAPTRAGNVILPPHSALRNFVDSETKRKVNEKLPGNALRQTLIYFITDDLTNTLKTEVGRKLGITKAEKLQRRLAHDVERLATQVSRTIVHDSELYRATSVQRNPTTVKFGVVHGENVVEAVSTAVRQSHDLRNVLPVGVIVGVTLASLRNYFHVGVSKHDNLTKAAVKSGILDEDVIVQDTDEGNIDNLPTQKEANADLCRQEEANTDYYIQKPGEHKQHEIMKSDGKGMMVGAVTAALGASALVAHHQQKNAEEHDSMDSTQHNLAETELEKSQNNLVSSFAEKAMSVAAPVVPKKGDGELDHDRLVAVLAELGQRGGILKFVGKIALLWGGIRGALSLTDRLILFLRISERPLFQRIMGFSLMVLVLWSPVVIPLLPTLVQSWTISASTGIVGDACIVGLYVSIMILVMLWGKRIRGYENPVEQYGMNLASPSRLQEFFQGLVGGVSVVWLVHSISILLGFATFREGTPSLLPFDLLKSSSNVLLPALRGFITATSIAVVEEVVFRSWLPEEVAVDLGYYNAIMMSGVAFSLIHRSLPSVPGFVLLSLVLFGLKQRTQGNLAAPIGLRSGIMTASYLTQISGIIAFKPETPFWMISTYHLHPFDGAIGLSICALLAILFFPQRPAQKDTSVP